In Planctomycetaceae bacterium, a genomic segment contains:
- a CDS encoding FtsX-like permease family protein, with translation MFSIILRGLWHYRRLNIVVMLAVAISTAVIGGSLIVGDSVRSSLQQMTLQRLGGLTHVLHSPRFFTEEQVQRVGRLLAESDRFGVDGMVVTSGMLLTGSVEYRGENAIPTSETSIRRAGSAVILGVTDDLWSMLLHGDAAIPTDRGIVLGARTAKELHASVGDDVSVWIERPSAIPRDSLLGEREDVNLELVLTVESILAEDDGASRFSLNPGQQLPYNAFLSLSALQSRLELDEREASRRNPVARPARVNAMFAGQRIRGSQTSIESVHSVADPAILNADLRHRDVIQDVFHSELSLADIGVVFRNVPEKGYLSVESDSMILEDGIAGPVLDAAKSLGTNAQPTLVYLANEIRRAVGTESENQASTSGQMPGYSMYSIIAGLNFDQPSPLGPFQLTGGQPLPALTDDQIILSQWLARDLEIQVGDSVQARWHEVGSHGDLPETHHQFEVVGILDAEDPVSIDQHLTPFVEGVTNVDSFSDWDQPFDMEMDRITSRDDDYWAERRATPKAFLSLASAEKFWKSRFGSYTSIRVAGKNGPMPEEALRSLQSQLKAATLERLQPERLGFIVQPIRVTGLQASVGANDFTQLFLGFSFFLILSAVLLAGLMFRLGIQQRVAQIGLLEAIGFTPGRARKVFLGEGLVVSLAGSILGSLIAVAFGKLMVYGLTHWWIGAIGTQFLRLDVQEKSLVIAAAISLLLAVIVIWRSLVVCTRRPPRELLMGETGENVVVIPSAFRSVLNLVLRTGTILTAVGLPSLLLAGLIPSTEAFGGMSWRVVCFFIAGFACLATGLMILSGRLRRRTGERVRGRTAGGILRLAIANAARSPQRSLLTTALIAFATFVIVAVGAGRRNPTVETPDRASGNGGFTLVAEASQPILFDLNSPDGRRSLMLDDSPEASLPDSVNIFGFSMQAGQDASCLNLYQTSVPTMLGASERFLQRGGFRFADTPGENPWLQLNESFDDTLIPAEQSSGQDSELNIPTIPVIGDMNTLQFSLKKGIGDSILFPNAIAPQFALRIVGMLDSSVFQGVVVMSDANLKRIVPDISGSRYFLIETYPDVAAISSVAAVLETGLNAFGVDTEPVSQRLAGFLAVQNTYLSTFQMLGGLGLLVGTFGLTAVMMRNVIERRSEIALLKALGFTNIRVTLLILVENSVLLVWGIITGTTSALLAMLPHLRTTGADAPWIPLGLTLLAVLVVGTFAVIFPVRAAVQTPIRETLAGG, from the coding sequence ATGTTTTCGATCATTTTGCGTGGTCTCTGGCATTATCGCCGACTGAATATTGTCGTCATGCTGGCTGTTGCCATTTCGACGGCTGTTATTGGTGGATCGCTCATTGTCGGAGATTCGGTTCGATCGAGTCTGCAGCAGATGACGCTGCAGCGACTCGGCGGCCTGACGCATGTTCTTCACTCTCCTCGGTTCTTCACCGAAGAGCAGGTGCAACGTGTCGGCCGTTTACTTGCGGAGTCCGACCGTTTCGGAGTAGATGGCATGGTTGTCACCTCCGGAATGCTGTTGACCGGCAGTGTGGAGTATCGGGGTGAGAACGCCATACCTACCAGCGAAACATCCATCCGTCGCGCGGGATCGGCCGTCATTCTTGGTGTCACAGATGACTTGTGGTCGATGCTGCTGCATGGCGACGCGGCTATTCCCACGGATCGCGGTATCGTGCTGGGAGCGCGAACGGCGAAAGAACTGCATGCGTCTGTTGGAGACGATGTCTCAGTTTGGATTGAACGTCCGTCTGCAATTCCTCGAGACAGCCTTCTGGGGGAACGCGAGGATGTCAACCTGGAGTTGGTACTGACTGTTGAAAGCATTCTGGCGGAGGACGACGGCGCCTCACGATTCTCGCTGAATCCAGGACAGCAGTTGCCTTACAATGCCTTCCTGTCGTTGTCGGCATTGCAGTCTCGGCTTGAACTGGACGAACGAGAAGCTTCGCGTCGGAATCCAGTCGCGCGACCTGCTCGTGTGAATGCAATGTTCGCCGGGCAGCGAATCAGAGGGTCACAAACGTCTATTGAATCTGTGCACTCAGTCGCTGATCCTGCCATTCTGAACGCAGACCTTCGTCATCGTGACGTAATTCAGGACGTGTTTCATTCGGAACTAAGTCTGGCGGACATCGGCGTTGTGTTTCGGAACGTCCCCGAAAAAGGGTATCTGTCGGTTGAAAGCGACAGCATGATTCTGGAAGACGGAATTGCTGGTCCCGTTCTCGACGCTGCGAAGAGTCTGGGAACGAACGCTCAACCGACGCTGGTGTATCTGGCAAACGAGATTCGTCGCGCGGTGGGAACGGAGTCGGAGAACCAGGCTTCAACTTCCGGTCAGATGCCGGGTTATTCGATGTATTCCATCATCGCGGGGCTGAACTTTGATCAACCGTCGCCTTTGGGACCATTTCAGTTAACTGGCGGTCAGCCGCTGCCCGCACTGACGGATGACCAAATAATTCTGTCGCAGTGGCTGGCCCGGGATTTGGAAATTCAAGTTGGCGATTCCGTGCAGGCACGATGGCATGAGGTCGGCAGCCACGGTGATTTGCCGGAGACGCACCATCAGTTTGAAGTGGTTGGAATTCTTGACGCAGAGGATCCGGTTTCAATCGACCAGCACCTGACTCCGTTCGTCGAAGGCGTTACCAACGTGGATTCCTTCTCCGACTGGGATCAACCTTTTGACATGGAGATGGACCGAATTACGTCTCGCGATGATGACTATTGGGCAGAACGCAGGGCGACGCCCAAAGCATTCCTTTCCCTGGCGTCTGCAGAGAAGTTCTGGAAGAGTCGATTCGGGAGTTATACGTCGATTCGTGTCGCCGGAAAGAACGGTCCGATGCCGGAAGAAGCCCTGCGGTCACTGCAGTCACAGTTGAAGGCTGCTACTCTGGAACGACTGCAACCCGAAAGACTTGGCTTCATTGTTCAGCCGATTCGCGTCACGGGGCTTCAGGCATCTGTCGGTGCCAATGATTTCACACAATTGTTTCTGGGATTTAGTTTCTTCCTGATTCTGTCCGCTGTTTTGCTTGCGGGACTGATGTTTCGGCTGGGAATCCAGCAGCGAGTTGCCCAGATTGGATTGCTGGAAGCCATTGGTTTCACGCCCGGGCGTGCGCGCAAGGTGTTTCTTGGTGAAGGATTGGTGGTCAGTCTTGCTGGATCGATTCTGGGATCCCTCATTGCCGTCGCATTTGGGAAGCTTATGGTTTACGGATTGACTCATTGGTGGATTGGAGCGATCGGTACGCAGTTTCTCAGGCTGGACGTGCAGGAAAAGAGTCTGGTGATCGCAGCAGCTATTTCACTCTTACTAGCGGTGATTGTGATTTGGCGATCGCTCGTTGTTTGCACGCGACGGCCACCGCGAGAGCTGCTGATGGGAGAGACTGGCGAGAACGTAGTTGTGATCCCATCGGCCTTCAGGTCTGTTCTGAATCTGGTGCTTCGAACCGGCACGATTCTGACCGCAGTGGGTCTGCCCTCGCTGCTTCTGGCCGGGCTTATTCCTTCGACTGAGGCATTCGGTGGCATGTCTTGGCGCGTGGTCTGCTTCTTCATCGCAGGTTTTGCCTGCCTGGCGACCGGCCTGATGATACTGAGCGGCCGCTTACGTCGAAGAACGGGAGAACGTGTACGAGGTCGTACTGCAGGCGGGATTCTGCGACTGGCGATTGCGAACGCTGCAAGAAGTCCGCAACGGAGTTTGCTGACGACAGCCCTGATTGCGTTTGCAACGTTTGTTATTGTGGCTGTTGGAGCGGGGCGTCGTAATCCCACGGTGGAAACGCCCGATCGAGCCTCCGGAAACGGCGGGTTTACTTTAGTGGCCGAAGCTTCGCAGCCTATCCTTTTTGATCTGAACAGTCCGGATGGACGACGCAGCCTGATGTTAGACGATTCTCCGGAAGCAAGCCTGCCTGATTCGGTCAACATTTTTGGATTCAGCATGCAGGCCGGTCAGGACGCGAGTTGCCTGAATCTTTATCAAACGTCTGTTCCGACAATGCTGGGCGCATCGGAGCGATTTCTGCAGCGTGGTGGTTTTCGATTTGCAGATACGCCCGGAGAGAATCCGTGGCTTCAACTGAATGAATCGTTTGATGATACCCTGATACCGGCAGAACAATCATCGGGGCAGGATTCCGAGTTGAATATTCCAACCATACCTGTGATTGGAGACATGAACACGCTGCAATTCAGCCTGAAGAAGGGGATTGGAGATTCCATCCTTTTTCCAAACGCGATTGCTCCACAGTTTGCCCTGAGAATTGTCGGTATGCTTGACAGCAGTGTCTTTCAGGGTGTCGTTGTGATGAGCGATGCGAATCTCAAGAGAATTGTTCCGGACATCTCCGGATCTCGATATTTTCTGATTGAAACGTATCCGGATGTGGCCGCGATCAGCAGTGTGGCAGCTGTACTGGAAACAGGATTGAATGCTTTCGGTGTGGATACAGAACCAGTGAGCCAGCGGCTGGCAGGATTTCTGGCAGTCCAGAATACCTACCTTTCGACATTTCAGATGTTAGGCGGGTTGGGGTTGCTTGTCGGAACTTTTGGGCTCACCGCTGTCATGATGAGAAATGTCATTGAGCGACGAAGCGAGATCGCGCTCCTGAAGGCACTGGGTTTCACAAACATTCGCGTCACACTCCTTATTCTGGTTGAAAATTCAGTGCTACTGGTTTGGGGAATCATCACCGGCACAACCTCAGCACTGCTCGCCATGCTGCCTCATCTGAGAACGACCGGGGCTGACGCACCCTGGATACCCCTTGGCCTGACTTTGCTGGCCGTGCTGGTTGTCGGAACGTTTGCAGTCATCTTTCCGGTCAGGGCCGCTGTGCAGACACCGATTCGTGAGACCCTGGCAGGCGGATAG
- a CDS encoding alpha/beta hydrolase fold domain-containing protein, which yields MTNSPQHFRQFPALIVLLSIILVPAYGQEPAGTGLNFNTLLERADRDNSNTISKAEFRGRPEHFDRIDSDGDGQLTREEFESMQAQRKRSRVGIANGRFRTQRDVVFGKGGERDLLLHIVLPEKPVSKPSPVYVWIHGGGWQGGTKDGGLQQVAPLVQEGFIGATIEYRLTGEASFPAQIQDCKCAIRFLRAHAAEYNIDPDRIAVGGSSAGGHLAALMGTSGEVEDFEGTGGWADQSSSVQAVVDLYGPTDFKLFVTEPGFEAHNRDGSPESKLLGGGEVANNVEGIKRVNPITYVDENDPPFLIIHGASDRTVPVNQSQAIHDALKAHQVPSTLHVIADAGHGGTEFSQPEIRKMIRDFLVRTLKPVQ from the coding sequence GTGACCAACTCTCCCCAGCACTTCCGTCAATTCCCGGCTCTGATCGTTTTGCTTTCCATCATCCTGGTGCCGGCATACGGGCAGGAACCAGCAGGCACAGGGCTGAATTTCAACACCCTTCTGGAACGTGCCGACAGAGACAACAGCAACACCATATCGAAAGCTGAATTTCGCGGACGCCCAGAACATTTTGACCGGATCGACAGCGACGGCGATGGTCAATTAACACGCGAAGAGTTCGAATCAATGCAGGCACAACGAAAACGATCGCGTGTGGGAATCGCGAACGGCCGCTTCAGAACCCAGCGAGATGTCGTCTTTGGCAAGGGTGGCGAACGTGACCTTCTCCTGCACATCGTTCTGCCGGAGAAACCAGTCTCGAAACCTTCCCCCGTTTACGTCTGGATTCACGGTGGAGGCTGGCAGGGCGGTACTAAAGACGGTGGTCTCCAGCAGGTCGCGCCACTGGTCCAGGAAGGATTCATCGGCGCAACGATTGAATATCGACTAACGGGCGAAGCCTCCTTTCCGGCTCAGATTCAGGACTGCAAATGTGCCATCCGATTTCTTCGTGCTCATGCAGCGGAATACAACATCGATCCCGATCGTATCGCCGTTGGTGGCAGCTCTGCCGGAGGTCATCTTGCTGCGTTGATGGGGACATCCGGTGAAGTAGAGGACTTTGAAGGCACAGGAGGCTGGGCGGATCAATCCAGTTCCGTTCAGGCGGTGGTCGATCTTTACGGGCCAACGGATTTCAAGTTGTTTGTAACAGAACCCGGTTTTGAAGCTCACAATCGGGATGGTTCGCCAGAATCAAAATTGTTGGGGGGCGGCGAAGTTGCCAACAATGTTGAAGGCATCAAACGGGTCAACCCCATCACGTACGTCGACGAAAATGACCCGCCTTTCCTGATTATCCACGGCGCCAGTGATCGCACCGTGCCTGTCAATCAAAGTCAGGCCATACACGATGCACTCAAGGCACATCAGGTCCCGTCCACGCTGCACGTGATTGCGGACGCTGGCCACGGGGGAACGGAATTCTCTCAACCAGAAATCCGGAAGATGATTCGTGACTTCCTGGTAAGAACACTGAAACCGGTTCAATAA
- a CDS encoding sulfatase: protein MNTLLLRMLVVFLSAANSMVIAAEKPNVLLIITDEHNFRTLGCYRETLPREQAEMWGLGAVVETPNLDLIAQNGVICTRAYATTPVCSPCRAAMITGRFPHATGVPTNDKTLDRSIPTLADRLADAGYRTGFVGKWHLGGNGKPEWSPKVNGGFQFSKYMFNRGHWKKFAMEDGEPRVAAEKGGRPTYDVDNADSTSFSTDWLTDRAIEFIEGEDQAQPFFAVISYPDPHGPNTVREPYDHLFDNLPFTPPRTYRSGIPSPKWLAGGNNHPIFRGPEMSRYFGMVKCIDDNVGRLLIRLSMSGQLQNTLIMMTSDHGDLCYEHDRLNKGNPYEGSARVPMLVSFPGRIKAGQAYTKPIGTVDVTPTIMGLLNLPANADDQGRNLASDLRDAKGTEDSVKSETTILRSATATAHWIAAVDHRYKLILSTDDVPWLFDAAEDPDELKNFYRQPGTEAITKSLAKALKTYRDNTSDPQFENEHIAASLKACLSE from the coding sequence ATGAACACACTTCTCCTGAGAATGCTTGTGGTATTTCTGTCGGCTGCGAACTCGATGGTCATTGCCGCAGAAAAGCCAAACGTTCTGCTCATCATTACCGACGAGCACAATTTTCGTACGCTCGGATGCTACAGGGAAACACTTCCACGCGAACAGGCAGAAATGTGGGGACTCGGGGCCGTTGTAGAAACGCCGAACCTTGATTTGATTGCTCAAAACGGCGTGATCTGCACGCGGGCCTATGCAACCACGCCCGTCTGCTCTCCGTGTCGAGCTGCGATGATCACGGGCCGGTTTCCCCACGCTACCGGAGTACCAACGAACGATAAGACCCTGGATCGGTCGATCCCAACTCTCGCCGATCGTCTTGCCGATGCAGGCTACCGAACAGGCTTCGTTGGGAAGTGGCACCTGGGAGGGAACGGAAAACCAGAATGGTCCCCGAAGGTCAATGGTGGGTTTCAATTCAGCAAATACATGTTTAATCGCGGTCACTGGAAGAAATTTGCGATGGAAGACGGTGAACCCCGCGTTGCAGCGGAAAAGGGGGGGCGACCAACCTACGACGTCGACAACGCCGATTCCACATCGTTTTCAACAGACTGGCTGACCGATCGCGCCATTGAGTTCATCGAAGGCGAGGATCAGGCTCAACCCTTCTTCGCGGTCATCAGCTATCCCGATCCGCATGGTCCCAACACGGTCCGGGAGCCCTACGACCATCTGTTCGACAACCTGCCATTCACACCGCCAAGAACCTATCGTTCCGGAATTCCCTCCCCGAAGTGGCTCGCCGGAGGTAACAATCATCCGATATTCCGCGGACCGGAAATGTCACGTTACTTTGGAATGGTCAAATGTATTGACGACAATGTTGGACGGCTGTTGATTCGACTTTCGATGTCCGGGCAGTTGCAGAATACGCTCATCATGATGACCAGTGATCATGGCGACCTGTGTTACGAACACGATCGACTGAACAAGGGAAATCCTTACGAAGGATCTGCTCGCGTTCCGATGCTGGTGTCATTTCCCGGTCGGATAAAAGCGGGGCAGGCATACACCAAACCTATTGGAACTGTTGACGTCACGCCCACAATCATGGGACTGCTGAATCTGCCGGCAAATGCAGACGATCAGGGACGGAACCTTGCCTCTGACCTTCGCGATGCGAAAGGCACGGAAGACTCCGTTAAAAGCGAAACGACGATCTTAAGAAGCGCCACGGCCACGGCCCATTGGATTGCAGCAGTGGACCACCGTTACAAGCTCATACTCTCCACCGATGATGTCCCGTGGCTGTTTGATGCGGCGGAGGATCCGGACGAGCTAAAGAATTTTTACCGACAACCAGGAACCGAAGCGATTACAAAATCGCTCGCCAAAGCACTGAAAACATACCGCGACAACACAAGTGATCCACAGTTCGAAAACGAACACATCGCAGCGTCGCTCAAAGCATGTCTGAGCGAATAA
- a CDS encoding Gfo/Idh/MocA family oxidoreductase has protein sequence MRKFRAAVIGTGFIGPVHVEGLRRAGIEVVASIGSTPEKSRLSAKKLGIHGPHRTFADVLADPEIDSVHLTTPNRFHFEQAKAVLQAGKHVICEKPLAMNSSQSSTLVDIASRSGCAAGVAYNVRFYPLCHEAADRVRSGLVGTVFSATGSYVQDWLLYETDYNWRLHSEDGGELRAVADIGSHWLDLVQFIAGQPVTSVCADLRTIHDTRRRPSGHIETFSGVSRRGQSDSPCSTEPGSTEAVRITTEDCGAVMLRFQNGANGCLWVSQVTAGRKNCLRLEMAGSESSLAWNSETPNELWIGHRAQANQLLVRDPSLMGESGASVSNYPGGHNEGFPDTFKQLFHCFYEYIAIGDRTTPPPFPTFADGHRNVVLCESILSSHQSRSWVDVLP, from the coding sequence ATGCGGAAGTTTCGTGCGGCCGTAATTGGGACGGGTTTCATTGGCCCCGTACATGTCGAAGGATTGCGTCGGGCTGGTATTGAAGTGGTGGCCAGCATTGGATCCACCCCGGAAAAGTCCCGGTTGTCTGCAAAAAAGCTTGGAATTCACGGTCCGCATCGCACATTTGCTGATGTACTTGCGGATCCTGAAATTGATTCCGTGCACCTGACGACACCCAATCGGTTCCATTTTGAACAGGCGAAGGCGGTGCTGCAGGCTGGCAAGCATGTGATTTGTGAAAAGCCATTGGCGATGAACAGTAGCCAGTCGTCGACGCTGGTGGACATCGCTTCCAGATCGGGTTGCGCAGCCGGTGTCGCCTACAATGTTCGGTTCTATCCATTGTGCCATGAAGCTGCAGATCGTGTCAGAAGTGGTCTTGTCGGAACAGTCTTCAGCGCGACCGGCTCTTACGTGCAGGACTGGTTGTTGTACGAGACCGACTACAATTGGCGCTTACATTCTGAAGACGGTGGTGAGCTGCGGGCTGTTGCGGATATTGGCAGCCACTGGCTGGACCTTGTCCAATTCATTGCAGGGCAACCTGTGACCTCGGTCTGCGCCGATTTAAGGACAATTCACGACACACGTCGGCGACCTTCCGGCCACATCGAAACGTTTTCCGGGGTGTCGCGTCGGGGACAGAGTGATTCACCATGCAGCACAGAACCGGGCAGTACAGAGGCCGTCCGGATTACGACCGAAGATTGTGGGGCCGTCATGCTGCGATTTCAAAATGGAGCCAACGGCTGTCTCTGGGTTTCGCAGGTCACGGCCGGACGAAAAAACTGCCTTCGGCTGGAAATGGCCGGGTCAGAATCTTCGCTCGCCTGGAACAGTGAGACCCCCAACGAACTTTGGATTGGACATCGTGCTCAGGCCAATCAATTGCTTGTCCGCGATCCATCGCTGATGGGCGAGTCTGGCGCCAGCGTGTCAAATTATCCCGGTGGTCATAACGAAGGATTTCCGGATACGTTCAAGCAGCTGTTTCATTGCTTCTACGAATACATTGCCATCGGCGATCGCACGACGCCTCCTCCCTTCCCGACATTTGCGGATGGGCATCGTAACGTCGTCCTTTGCGAATCGATTCTCAGCAGCCATCAGTCTCGCAGTTGGGTTGACGTACTGCCGTGA
- a CDS encoding radical SAM protein, which produces MGSNMYTLRMAKRVLFETNKRLLWKLVWTMGFKATRSVMLHKRRIRKGQFFPPFLYVSVINSCNLRCQGCWVDVAHKQQTIDLPAMNKLIAEAKTQGNVFFGIVGGEPFMHPELFEIFEANPDCYFQVFTNGQFITDEKAQRLFKLGNVTPLISVEGNEIISDERRGRSGVFSKTMAGIENCLKHNVMTGVCTSLSQSNIDDLLTEKWIDRLIEMGVLYTWFHVYRPMGPDACTDLCLTPEQQRRARQFVVDMRAKKPIIIIDAYYDGDGKALCPAANGISHHINPWGDIEPCPIVQFSQESIHSETDQRSLFDKFTQSEFLADFRRLSQETTRGCIVLERPELLKQLVDKHGAKDSTARQTAAAELESMIPRTSQFHPGYEIPEKNLYYRLAKKFLFNDFGVYAGHDHTQSAAPYLRDMNKETGKLEKTETESPAPAN; this is translated from the coding sequence ATGGGCAGTAATATGTACACGCTTCGCATGGCAAAACGAGTTCTCTTTGAGACAAACAAGCGTCTTCTGTGGAAGCTTGTGTGGACGATGGGATTCAAAGCAACAAGATCTGTCATGCTCCACAAGCGGCGAATCAGGAAAGGGCAGTTCTTTCCGCCTTTTCTTTACGTATCCGTCATTAACAGCTGTAATCTTCGATGTCAGGGCTGCTGGGTTGACGTCGCACACAAACAGCAGACCATTGACCTGCCGGCGATGAACAAACTCATTGCAGAGGCAAAGACGCAGGGCAACGTGTTCTTCGGCATTGTGGGTGGCGAGCCCTTCATGCATCCGGAACTCTTTGAAATCTTCGAAGCGAATCCGGATTGCTATTTCCAGGTCTTCACCAACGGTCAGTTCATTACCGACGAAAAAGCGCAACGCTTGTTCAAGCTCGGTAACGTAACTCCGCTCATCAGCGTGGAAGGCAACGAAATCATCAGTGATGAACGCCGCGGCAGATCCGGCGTCTTCAGCAAAACAATGGCAGGCATTGAGAATTGCCTGAAGCACAATGTGATGACGGGGGTCTGCACCAGCCTGAGCCAGTCGAATATTGACGACCTGCTGACCGAGAAATGGATCGATCGCCTGATCGAAATGGGCGTTTTGTATACATGGTTCCACGTCTATCGCCCGATGGGTCCGGATGCATGCACAGACCTTTGTCTGACACCCGAACAACAGCGGAGAGCTCGACAGTTCGTGGTCGACATGCGAGCAAAAAAACCCATTATCATTATCGATGCCTACTACGATGGCGACGGAAAGGCATTGTGCCCGGCCGCAAATGGCATCAGTCACCATATCAATCCATGGGGCGATATCGAACCCTGCCCAATCGTTCAGTTCTCTCAGGAATCGATTCATTCAGAAACAGACCAGCGTTCGCTGTTCGACAAATTCACCCAATCGGAATTCCTCGCAGACTTTCGCAGGTTATCTCAGGAAACGACACGTGGCTGCATCGTTCTTGAACGTCCGGAGTTGCTTAAGCAACTCGTCGACAAACACGGCGCCAAAGATTCCACCGCGAGGCAAACTGCTGCTGCTGAACTGGAATCGATGATTCCCAGAACTTCTCAGTTCCATCCCGGTTACGAAATCCCGGAAAAGAACCTCTACTACCGCCTGGCAAAGAAATTTCTTTTCAACGATTTTGGCGTCTACGCTGGCCACGACCATACCCAGTCCGCCGCACCCTACCTCCGGGACATGAACAAAGAAACCGGCAAACTCGAGAAAACGGAGACGGAATCGCCAGCTCCAGCGAACTAG
- a CDS encoding 2-isopropylmalate synthase: MSGDQIIIFDTTLRDGEQSPGCSMNTREKLEVARALVELGVDVIEAGFPIASPGDFEAVQQIAQRFGDRTTICALARSREEDISRAKAALADAAKRRIHVFLATSAIHREFKLKMDKSQIIERAVTSVKMAKEFTDDIEFSPEDAVRTELDFLCEVVEATIAAGATTVNIPDTVGYATPNHYFKVITHLKKNVPNIEKAVISTHCHNDLGLAVANSLSAIEAGARQVECTINGLGERAGNAALEEVVMAIRTRADFYGVHTKINTQKLIPTSQLVSSITGMKVQRNKAIVGQNAFAHEAGIHQHGVLQERSTYEIMRPEDVGYVGQNLVLGKHSGRHAFRDRVVQLGFNLDESSLQQAFDDFIALADKKKEIYDADIVALIDNRLTVSADRWKLISFHTSAGSAAVPTATIQLQCEEQPVLTDAATGDGPIDAVFKTLERIIGLTARLEDFDVRSVSEGKDAMGEVRIAINVSGRHYQGKAVSTDIIEAAAMAYLKALNKADQDRTSPS; this comes from the coding sequence ATGTCCGGTGACCAGATCATCATCTTCGACACAACACTTCGCGACGGGGAGCAGTCACCTGGCTGCAGTATGAACACCCGCGAGAAACTGGAAGTGGCACGGGCTCTGGTCGAACTTGGTGTTGATGTCATCGAAGCCGGGTTCCCGATTGCCTCGCCGGGAGACTTTGAGGCAGTGCAGCAGATTGCCCAGCGGTTTGGTGACCGCACCACCATCTGTGCACTCGCACGAAGTCGCGAAGAAGATATCAGCCGTGCGAAAGCGGCGCTGGCTGACGCTGCGAAACGCAGAATTCACGTCTTTCTCGCGACCAGCGCGATTCATCGGGAATTCAAGCTCAAGATGGACAAATCTCAGATCATTGAGCGTGCAGTCACTTCAGTGAAGATGGCGAAAGAATTTACCGACGACATTGAATTCTCGCCCGAAGACGCCGTCCGCACAGAACTGGACTTTCTTTGTGAAGTCGTGGAAGCCACCATCGCAGCGGGAGCCACGACTGTCAATATCCCGGATACAGTCGGATATGCGACACCCAATCACTACTTCAAAGTGATCACTCATCTGAAGAAGAATGTACCAAACATCGAGAAGGCTGTTATCAGCACGCATTGCCACAATGATCTTGGCCTGGCGGTGGCAAACAGTCTCTCGGCAATTGAGGCCGGGGCCCGACAAGTCGAATGCACTATCAACGGACTTGGGGAACGTGCCGGAAATGCTGCACTTGAAGAAGTTGTGATGGCTATCCGAACGCGAGCCGATTTTTACGGCGTGCATACAAAAATCAATACTCAGAAACTGATCCCGACCAGTCAACTGGTGTCGTCAATCACGGGGATGAAAGTCCAGCGCAATAAGGCGATTGTCGGGCAGAATGCATTTGCTCACGAAGCCGGTATTCATCAACACGGTGTTCTGCAGGAACGGTCGACCTATGAGATCATGCGTCCGGAAGACGTCGGATATGTAGGGCAGAATCTGGTTCTCGGAAAACATAGTGGTCGTCATGCATTTCGCGATCGCGTTGTGCAGTTGGGATTCAACCTTGATGAATCCTCACTGCAGCAGGCATTCGATGATTTCATTGCGCTTGCCGACAAGAAGAAGGAAATCTACGACGCTGATATCGTCGCACTGATCGACAACCGCCTGACGGTTTCAGCGGACCGGTGGAAACTTATCAGCTTCCACACCTCAGCAGGATCGGCCGCCGTTCCGACGGCAACGATTCAGCTTCAGTGCGAAGAACAACCAGTACTGACCGACGCAGCAACCGGCGACGGACCAATCGACGCAGTCTTCAAAACGCTTGAACGCATCATCGGTCTGACGGCCCGTCTGGAGGATTTTGATGTCCGAAGTGTTTCTGAGGGAAAAGACGCAATGGGCGAAGTTCGAATTGCGATCAACGTTTCCGGTCGACACTATCAGGGAAAAGCCGTGAGCACGGACATTATCGAAGCGGCGGCGATGGCCTACCTGAAAGCACTGAACAAAGCCGATCAGGATCGGACCAGTCCGTCGTAG
- a CDS encoding DUF4870 domain-containing protein, translating to MGLADEIERLEKLRQSGVLSETEFYQAKSQLLSGQTDPSQSSGGFSFPIGRSLGMDENSWCMLMHLSQLLNYTGAGILVPIVLWLVSKDRSEKANLHGIEIINFTISWLIYVLAASILTMAIIGIPILILLAILGVAFPVIGGIQAYSGKLWRYPMTISFIKPVGTQPTTSEFDSGTFAG from the coding sequence ATGGGTCTGGCTGATGAGATTGAGAGACTGGAAAAGTTGCGTCAATCGGGTGTGCTCAGTGAAACTGAGTTCTACCAGGCGAAGTCACAGCTTTTGTCAGGTCAGACAGACCCGTCTCAATCATCCGGCGGCTTCAGTTTTCCAATCGGTCGGTCGCTGGGTATGGATGAGAACAGTTGGTGTATGCTGATGCATCTGTCCCAGCTCCTGAATTACACCGGTGCGGGAATTCTGGTCCCGATTGTTCTTTGGCTTGTGAGTAAGGATCGTTCAGAGAAAGCCAATCTGCACGGGATTGAGATCATTAACTTCACGATCAGCTGGCTGATTTACGTTCTGGCTGCTTCGATCCTGACGATGGCGATCATTGGGATCCCCATTCTGATTCTGCTTGCGATCCTCGGAGTCGCGTTCCCTGTCATCGGCGGAATTCAGGCATACAGTGGAAAGCTCTGGCGTTATCCGATGACAATTTCATTCATCAAGCCAGTTGGCACCCAGCCCACCACCTCAGAATTCGATTCCGGTACTTTCGCAGGCTGA